A region of the Terriglobales bacterium genome:
GTTAGCATGCTCGCCGGTGCGGAACTTGGCCACGACTGGCCGCAAGCCGCTGGGCACCTTAAGGTGCTGAGTCAGATTTTCCTGCGCCTGATTACTCTTATCATCGCTCCCCTGCTCTTCGGAACTCTAGTCAGCGGAATTGCCGGCCATCCCGATCTCAAAAAGGTCGGCCGCATGGGAATCAAGTCCCTCATTTATTTTGAGGTGGTCACGACCCTGGCCCTGCTGATCGGATTGGCAGCCATTAACATCAGCAAAGCCGGGATGGGAGTACAACTGCAAGCAGGCGATGCCTCCGCCACAGCTCCAACCCCAGCGCGCCCCGGCGCGACTGAAATCATTCTGCATGTTTTTCCGGAAAACATTGCCAAGTCTGTTGCAGAAGGCCAGATATTGCAGGTGGTGATCTTCAGCATCCTGTTCGGCATTGCTTTGGCGCAGGTCCCAGAGGAGCGGCGAAGGCCCATGGTGCAGTTCTGCGAGAGCCTGTCGGAAACCATGTTCCGATTCACCAACATGGTTATGCTGTTCGCCCCCGTAGGCATTGGCGCCGCCATTGCTTTCACTGTAGGCCAGGGTGGGCTGAGGATTATCGGGAACCTCTTCCAGCTCCTGGTTACGTTGTACTGCGCGCTGCTGGCTTTCATCTTCCTGGTTTTGCTGCCGATTGCGCTGCTGGCGCGTGTGCCTTTGCGAAAGTTTCTCAGAGCTGTTGCCGAACCGGTCTCGATCGCGTTTGGCACAGCCACATCGGAAGCCGCGCTTCCACGCGCCATGGAAGCCATGGAATCCATTGGAGTGCCGCGGTCAATTGTGGCTTTCGTCATGCCCACCGGCTACAGCTTTAATCTTGACGGCAGTTCAATCTATCTTTCACTTGCTGCAATCTTTGTAGCGCAAGCGGCCCACATTCATTTGAGTTTTGGCCAACAACTCACGATGATGCTGACACTCATGCTTACCAGCAAAGGAGTGGCAGGAGTCTCGAAAGCGTCGCTCGTGATTCTATTGGGCACCGCCGATCAGTTGGGCCTTCCCAAAGACCCTATCCTGATTCTGTTCGCGGTGGATCAACTTCTGGACATGGGCCGTACCGCGATCAACGTTCTGGGAAATTGCCTGGCAACCGTGGTGGTTGCCCGCTGGGAGGGCGAATTCCCCGAGAAAACATCGTCGCCTGCGGCCGTAGAAGCCCTGACGTAGAACCATTTTCAATGTTGGTATGCCCTCTCTTTCGGGCGCTCCGCTTCGCTACGCGCATGCCCGCGGCAGCAAGGAATTGTCATTTTTCAGCGACTTACGGCACGACTCGTGCCCTGACACACGTCTTCACACACGAGGACTTTTTCCGCAGTCTCTGAAGCCGTGCCCCTCCGAAAGATCTGTGGTAATCCGTGGCGAATTTTCCTCTGTGTCCTTTGTGATTAAACCAAATGTGGTTAAACCAAAAACAAAAGCCCGCAGGATTTCTCCTGCGGGCTTAAAAATCAAATCAACTAAGACTTACTGGCTGCTTGGTGTGCCGGCAACGCTTGCTGTATTCGAAGAGTCGTTGCTGATGGTTTCGCTCGGAGCGACTACCCCATCATAGGCGGTGGTGACAAACAGTTTGCCACGTCCGGCGGTAACTGAGCGTACCTCCCATCCCAGGTGGCCGGATGAATGCCA
Encoded here:
- a CDS encoding cation:dicarboxylase symporter family transporter — protein: MKKNILLAGFVAGSLAAILTTLAHFRLVPIPEAALMTARWAAIAVLIAYAFLRRSLTPWILVSMLAGAELGHDWPQAAGHLKVLSQIFLRLITLIIAPLLFGTLVSGIAGHPDLKKVGRMGIKSLIYFEVVTTLALLIGLAAINISKAGMGVQLQAGDASATAPTPARPGATEIILHVFPENIAKSVAEGQILQVVIFSILFGIALAQVPEERRRPMVQFCESLSETMFRFTNMVMLFAPVGIGAAIAFTVGQGGLRIIGNLFQLLVTLYCALLAFIFLVLLPIALLARVPLRKFLRAVAEPVSIAFGTATSEAALPRAMEAMESIGVPRSIVAFVMPTGYSFNLDGSSIYLSLAAIFVAQAAHIHLSFGQQLTMMLTLMLTSKGVAGVSKASLVILLGTADQLGLPKDPILILFAVDQLLDMGRTAINVLGNCLATVVVARWEGEFPEKTSSPAAVEALT